Genomic DNA from Niallia circulans:
AAAATCGATTGCTCTAAATCGTTTAATTGAAGAGTTGTTTCTTTATTCTAAACTCGATGCGGAGGCTGTGCCTTTCCATTTTGAACGGATCCAGCTGGAGAAATTTCTTGTACATATGTCAGAGGAATTTCAATTGGACAACAGAGATGTTCAATTTCAGGTAAGTGTACGTGAAGATATGTATGCATCAATTGATCGCATGCAAATGAACAGGGCTATTAATAATTTATTTGAAAATAGCTTAAAGTTTAAAAAGACTGATGAAACGTTATGTATAACATTAGAAGTTACGGAAAATGCAGATAGGTTAGAGATTCATGTAAAGGATAATGGGCAGGGAATTGCCGAGGCTCAACTTCCCTATGTATTTGATCATTTTTACCGTGGAGAGGCAGCACGAACATTTACAACAGGGGGCAGCGGGTTAGGGCTTGCCATTGTGAAGCAAATCGTTGAAAAACATCAAGGCCATGTGGAAATTCAAAGTAAATTGCATTATGGCACTAAAGTGATAATAATACTCGCAAGAGCGTAAGGAAGGTGTCAATTAATGGTGCCATCACGAATATTAATCATAGAAGATGATGTAAGTATTGCCGAATTACAAAGGGACTATTTGGAGATACATCAAATGGTAGCGGAGATTGAAACAGATGGATTAAAAGGGGTAAATCGGGCATTAACTGAGCCATACGATTTAATAGTCATTGACTTAATGCTTCCTTCACTTGATGGTTTTGAAATCTGTCGACGGATTCGTGAGAAGAAAAATATTCCCTTAATGATTGTCTCAGCGAAAAAGGAAGATATCGATAAAATAAGGGGTCTTGGATTAGGTGCAGATGATTATATGACAAAGCCATTTAGTCCAAGTGAACTTATTGCACGAGTACAGGCGCATATTAAAAGGTTTAAGCTACTAACAGGCATGGGAAACTCACAGGAAATAATCGAGAAGAAAAATATCTTAGTAGATAAAGGAGCACGTAAAGTATTCATTTTAGGACAGGAGTTTATTTTCCCGACAAGAGAATTTGATTTACTCATATTTTTTATGGAGCACCCAAACCGCGTCTGGACAAAGGAGCAGCTTTTTCGGCAAGTTTGGTATATGGACGATTTAGATGGTGATGTTTTTACAGTCGTTGTCCACGTTGGCAGGATTAGAGAAAAATTTAAAAAGGGAAAACTGTCAGAGTCACCTATAGAGACAATATGGGGAAGTGGATATCGGTTTAATAGCTAAAGGTAAAAAAGTTTCACATGAAACATTTTAGCAAGTAAGAATTGGTGAAAAGCATTGTTCGTCTTAAAGAAGGAGTTCGATTTGGAATCGAACTCCTCTTTATATTTACTTAATATTAATGGGGAAGATAATCCATCAAACCTGTTTTTAAAATTTTTTATTAAGAAAGGAAATATCCCGGTTTAGTGATTCTAACTCCTTAAAAACATCTATCCTAAGCAGGTTCCCCATTGTACTTAATTCCGTACTTATAAAACAACTCCAAACATATTCTTATAAAAGAAAATCGGAGGAGGTCGAAGCAGTGAAAAAGGTTAATGTTCGGTTACAGCCGATTGTAAGTAGGATTAATTTACCTACTGTGTTGAAAACAGCTGTACTTCCTGGTGACACTGTTGAGAGATTATTTATTGCTACCCAGTTGGGTGAAATTTTTTATGTAGGTGAGGAGGAGGTAAGAACTTTTTTAGATATTAGTCCTCAGGTTATTAAATTGGGTTCTGAAGGTGGATATGATGAACGGGGCTTATTGGGACTTGCGTTTCACCCGGACTTTACTCATAATGGTTTGTTCTATCTACATTATTCTGTAGCTGGTACACAAGGGTCAGGCGTAGAGCCTAAAGATTTTAAGCCTGAGCCTTGTAATCCTAAAGCATTGAACTTGAGATGGACAAATAGGGAATCTCAATATGATCATATTGATACGGTCGAAGAATGGGGATTACAGTCAAATGGGCATCCAAAAAAGCTGCGGATATTGCTTAACTTAAGAAGACCTTTTTCGAATCATAATGGGGTTAACAGCTTAAATTTTTCCCCTGAAACCGGGAAGCTTGTTTTTACAAATGGAGATGGCGGGTCAGGCTATGATCCATTTAATTTAAGTCAGGATGACATGGAGATTGCCGGCAAGATAATAGAAATAGATGTTAGAAAGAATACCTACACTAATAATCCACCTATAGTTACTCGTTTTAATGAACTGCCCCGAGCCAGTCAGGAACTGCTCACAGTGATGGCAAAAGGGGTTCGTAATATACCAGGCATTTCTTTTCAAAAGGTTTATAATCAGTACATTAAATATACAGGAAATGTCGGGCAAGAATTAGTCGAGTCAATTTTTGCTTTTAATCATTATAACCCAATACCAGTTACACAGCTTGTTAAAGCATCTGATATGAATGCTAAGCTTAACCAAAAAGGATTGGTAAACCTAGGCTGGCGAGGGTGGGAAGGCGATTTTCCTACAGCAATTATAAGAGATTGTAGTAATAATCCAGCGTTTGATCAGAAAATTTTCGCTTTTTATAATGAAGCAGTAGCACTATCCGGGAGTCGCCTTCAGCCTTTAACTAGCTACTTTCATGAAGATCCAAGACCTGATAAGTTTGGTGGAACAGCACTTACCGGAATTCAGTTTTATATGGGCAATGCCATTCCTGGTTTAACAGGAAAGGTAGTCTTTACAGATGTTGTGCGGAAGGATTCGAAACCAAAAAGAGGGACTTTAGCATATACGTCGTTAAAACCAGACGGTAAACAAAACGACTTTAGTGTGATTCATGCTGACTATGATTTTGGCACACAATCAGCATATTATGTTAGTTTAGGCGCAAATCTTAATCAAACTAAATTATACTTAGGGGTTTTTGGCTCTATGAAAGTGACAGATTATAACCAAGGAACCATTTTTGAGATAGTGCCATGATTGGTGATTTAGTTAATAAAGTCCTCTTAATCTTCTAAATAGGAGTAATGCAATTTCAACCCATAACCAGCTGTAAAGGAAAGAAAAGATAAAGATTATTCCGAATGTAAGTAGTGAAAAAGAATTAGAGATGGTCGGTCCTAAAATTGGAAAGCGTAAAATAAACAATAATGTACTTATTCCTAACGTTAAAGAAAAAGCTCCAGTAACAATAATGCTTAATCTTGACTTAAGGAGGTAAAAGGACAGCCCAATACCAAGTCCTAATAACCCTGTTGTAAAAGGAAACACAATTAGTTCGGTTGGCTGCAGGATGAATAATAATAGTATTGCTTGCAAAAAGGCCATCGCTCCAAATGGAACGGACAGCATGGAATATAACAATATTGGTGCTGTGGCAAGGGGGCTTAAAAGATACCCAATACCAGGGAAAGAACCGCCAGCAGATTGAAAAATA
This window encodes:
- a CDS encoding response regulator transcription factor; protein product: MVPSRILIIEDDVSIAELQRDYLEIHQMVAEIETDGLKGVNRALTEPYDLIVIDLMLPSLDGFEICRRIREKKNIPLMIVSAKKEDIDKIRGLGLGADDYMTKPFSPSELIARVQAHIKRFKLLTGMGNSQEIIEKKNILVDKGARKVFILGQEFIFPTREFDLLIFFMEHPNRVWTKEQLFRQVWYMDDLDGDVFTVVVHVGRIREKFKKGKLSESPIETIWGSGYRFNS
- a CDS encoding PQQ-dependent sugar dehydrogenase; protein product: MKKVNVRLQPIVSRINLPTVLKTAVLPGDTVERLFIATQLGEIFYVGEEEVRTFLDISPQVIKLGSEGGYDERGLLGLAFHPDFTHNGLFYLHYSVAGTQGSGVEPKDFKPEPCNPKALNLRWTNRESQYDHIDTVEEWGLQSNGHPKKLRILLNLRRPFSNHNGVNSLNFSPETGKLVFTNGDGGSGYDPFNLSQDDMEIAGKIIEIDVRKNTYTNNPPIVTRFNELPRASQELLTVMAKGVRNIPGISFQKVYNQYIKYTGNVGQELVESIFAFNHYNPIPVTQLVKASDMNAKLNQKGLVNLGWRGWEGDFPTAIIRDCSNNPAFDQKIFAFYNEAVALSGSRLQPLTSYFHEDPRPDKFGGTALTGIQFYMGNAIPGLTGKVVFTDVVRKDSKPKRGTLAYTSLKPDGKQNDFSVIHADYDFGTQSAYYVSLGANLNQTKLYLGVFGSMKVTDYNQGTIFEIVP